From the genome of Biomphalaria glabrata chromosome 1, xgBioGlab47.1, whole genome shotgun sequence, one region includes:
- the LOC129924305 gene encoding uncharacterized protein LOC129924305 → MPVRVGSSQGQLPIRVGSSQGQLPITVWSSQGQLPVRVGSSQGQLPIRVGSSQGQLPIRVGSSQGQLPIRVGSSQGQLPIRVGSSQGQLPVIVGSSQGQLPIRVGSSQGQLPVRVGSSQGQLPIRDGSSQGQLPIRVGSSQGQLPIRVGSSQGQLPIRVGSSQGQLPIRVGSSQGQLPIIVGSSQGQLPIRVGSSQGQLPVRVGSS, encoded by the coding sequence ATGCCAGTTAGAGTTGGGTCAAGTCAGGgccagttacccattagagtcggGTCAAGTCAGGGCCAGTTACCCATTACAGTTTGGTCAAGTCAGGGCCAGTtacccgttagagttgggtCAAGTCAGGgccagttacccattagagttgggtcaAGTCAGGgccagttacccattagagttgggtcaAGTCAGGgccagttacccattagagttgggtcaAGTCAGGgccagttacccattagagttgggtcaAGTCAGGGCCAGTTACCCGTTATAGTTGGGTCAAGTCAGGgccagttacccattagagttgggtctAGTCAGGGCCAGTTACCCGTTAGAGTTGGTTCAAGTCAGGgccagttacccattagagatgggtcaAGTCAGGgccagttacccattagagttgggtcaAGTCAGGgccagttacccattagagttgggtcaAGTCAGGgccagttacccattagagttgggtcaAGTCAGGgccagttacccattagagttgggtcaAGTCAGGGCCAGTTACCCATTATAGTTGGGTCAAGTCAGGgccagttacccattagagttgggtctAGTCAGGGCCAGTtacccgttagagttgggtCAAGTTAG